The genomic interval ACgaagcttttaatgaaaaagctGCGAGTCCTGCATTCACTGCATTAGCTTTTTGATTATCTCTAACCTTCAGAATGAAGAGTAGTAACCTTGGTCTTACATGAGACAAATGGAACTTCCCCTGGGGATCTTGGGGCTGGtgttggggaggagggaagaatgCCATGCTTTCTCCTATGCGTATTTGTTGTCTTTGAAGTGTATGTGCCACTATGGCCATAAAATACATGAATTACTTACATGTAAGTATGCCAAACTTAGCCATACTTATTAATTCAAGAACCGAGCCTGCTAacagtattttttcaaatatataaacacaattaaaagggaaagaagcatTTTATCTATATGTAGTATTGACTGTTTTGCACAGCATGTTCATAAAGCTTTCTGCTCAGTACTTGGTAACTGAAGTAGTCATAGTTAGATAACCGTGTTACAAACTTTTTATTAAGAAAGCTTTTCATGCAAGCTTACTTGTGATCCTCTTCATACTGATGCTATCTTTCCTTGTTTTGAGCTAGGGATCTAAGACTTTAGGCTAAACTTAAACAGTAAAAATTCATCAGGTTTTAATATGGAGAGCAAGTACAACAGCCCAACGCTAAATACCGTTGCCATGATCTCGTGTCAATTTTACGGTAGGTACTGAAAAGCTTACTTGAATGTATGTGTCTTCTCAAGCTTTGGTATCTaggaaagcaaatgttttacTGTTAGTGCTAAAAGAACACTATTTCTATCAAGAGCAGTAGTGACCTGAAGGACAGATGATATTTAAGCAAAACTTATATAGGGAGATAACTGTCTGACATACCATATACTGAGGTAGATTTAATGGCACAGTTGTCTTTACTGGGCCAATATCCAAAGCCGTGATTTTATAACTCTTTGAATACCGActtctgtgtttttaatatgaaaatgtttctgtgaagatttTCTCCACCCTTTGGCCCAGAGGTCCAAGAATGTGGTTCTCAAACACTTAAAGTTCTTACAGACTGAGTAGAGTTGACTTCCTTTGCTATGCTTAGTCTTAGACAGAAGCAAAAAAGCTCACAGAGCTCTTCCTTGAGATTTACAACAGATGTATGTAGTTCTGTAGTAAGTACATCAATAAAGTATTGGCAAGTAAGCTTGATTCAATGTGTTTAACCCATACTTTTTGATAATATGGCCCCAATGTTGGTGAATTAGAAATTCTGAAGTCactaagcttttcatttttaaacttggATGTAGTAGAACAAATTAATATATGAAGAGTGGAGACTGATCAGATAGGTGATTCTGAAGGACAGCTAGCTAAAAGCTGTAAACTAGCTTCTATAGAATCTTTGATTTACCTGTAAACCATTaaagttttcctcatgtttaaGGCTTGCTACTgtgctgttgcatttttttttttgttttaagtcagaTAATGTGTTAATTATTTCTAACTTGCTGTCTGGAACTGTTTCTGAAGTTGATTTTTATGCCACCTCACTGTAGACTGAAGGGGTAGTGTTAGTGCTGCAGGTAGGTTGAATATAATGGCCACGATGACCAGTTCTGCTACTTGCTCTTGGAAAGAGGTTctgggtgttttcttttttttctagatcTATGGTCTGTCCTCTCTATATATCAGCTCTGTTATTTGTCTGACTTTATGGAATGCTTTGAGGGAAAGGGTACAACTTATttcaaataaggaaagaaaaagacctCTCTAAATCAATTCCTTACCTTATGTCATGCAAATGCCTGAGTTAATGTTAGGAAAGTAGCAGAAGAGCAGGATCTGCTCTAGCAGCTGAGTGTTGGATTGGCTTAACTGTAGCACAGTTCTCATTCTTGAGAGATGATTTCACAGTGGTTTAGGTTGATATTGAACTACTATGGTCTTCTGTGTGGGTATTGGTTGCTCGTGCAGTTACACAGCAAGCTGCTTCGGGCAGCTGATCTGGGCCACATACTTTTTCCgtccacacatacatacacatgtggCTCTCAGTTGGTTCAATGCCTGATCAGTGCTCAAGCAGAGAGCTCTTGTTGTGCTGCTGCAGTCTAGCCTAAAATGATCTGGGAGGAATGTATTATAAGATATCACTGAGACCTTGTTGATGTCCAAAAGCTAACTGAGGTGAAGCTGAAAGGCAAGCTGAGTATAACTTAGGAAAAAGATGAAAGTTAACCCTTGGCAAGTGAATTGACTAATGATATTAACCTGTTACTGCTAGACTTCAGCTTTTTAATGTATCAACTTTGTTAGAGCCTGCTTTAGTGTATTAAACTTGTATCCCTTTCCACTGAATTGTTCATCTAGTAACAGAGGTGATATTTGAAAATGTAGATTGTACAGGCTCTGAGAGGAACAGGCATCCTTTTGAGTTACTGAAATTAAGACTAAGCTTGCAATATACTCTGGTCCTGTAAAATGTCTTCAGAAGACAACTTAGAAGTTAATCTAAGAATTTCATTATGCTTCTTTTGAGGCCTCTTATGTGCAGGTCAGTCCTGCCACTTACTTTTCTTTTGGGTGTGCACCTTTTTCTGTCAGGTACAGTTAACTGAGGAACATATTAAGCTTGCAGGAGCAGTACCAGAATGAAGAAGGTGACAGGGAGAATTGTGAGCTCATTTccgaaaaacaaaggaaaaagacagaCAAGGAAACTTCTTGCCAAATACTAGTGTTTTGAGACTTCTAGCtctaaactattttattttgttccagtAACTTACTATGAGTGAGCTACTTGAGCAATTCCTCAACAGTTAAGGTGGATCCCGTCAACTTCATATACTCTAGTGAAAAGTCTAAGCTGAACTTGAAGCATATCAGTGTTTTGAATTCAGTCTCTTTCTGCACAGACTTCGTCTTATCCTTCCCAGATCATTCAGAACAACAAAGTGTAGGAAATGTTTGGCTTAAACcaaatttcttcagaaaagactTCTGGCAAAAAGTAGTGCAATGGCTAACTGGCTTAGTATTGACCTAGCCTTCTGGCCTAAGGAGTATTTTGAGCCAAAAATGTTGGCGGCTGTTTATTGATTCTGGTGTGTTTATGGATAAATTAATTTGAAGTCAAATGAGGCTACTTTTGTATAAAACTGAACTCTAATCTCTCTTTACTTTATAGGCATCTTTTCTTACAAAGAAACTAAACATTGGTGGGAAAAGAGTAAACCTTGCAATATGGGTAAGTGTTCTTTCCTACtacttccccttcccccagcggactattttcctgaaaaaatacttACAGTTAATAGAACTTACATGTTTTGCACTTCTTAAAGTAAAATTTACAACCAATTGTAGTCTCttgaatgctttatttttttcttaaataagtgTTTTAACCAATGCAGGATACAGCAGGTCAAGAAAGATTTCATGCATTGGGGCCGATCTACTACAGAGATTCTAATGGAGCTATTCTAGTATATGATATAACAGATGAAGACTCTTTTCAAAAGGTACTATGACAGATTTCAGCTCTGCATAATGTAAACAGATTGAGAGCCAACCTGTGGTATGAACATGTAACTGGGAATCTTCTATTCTGGCAATAGCACCTCTGCTTAATTTGATCAAGTTATGGGATTGATATATGATCACATATGAAAATCTTAGTATTAGATCTGCAAATTTAGGCTGTGTGATGGAAGCATATGCCTTCTTGATATTTTTGAAGGCTGACTCTTTCAGTCTGCTCTAAATAACCTTGTTAGAACTTTATCTGCAGAATACCAGAGAACTACTTGTATGAGTTACCTGCAACAAGCTATAAACATAAACCAGTACTGTTGTGATAGTATGCAATACTGATCTTTAAGAGTAAAGTGATGTGGCCTTTGGCAGATCTGAGATGACTGAAACTGCAATACATGATACTTGGAAACAGTCAGTTCTCAGTGATAATGTATAGTTGGGCCTTATCTATTTGTGGGCTTCAAATCTTAATTAAAACCTGAAATTTAATAGTTAAATTACTTTACAGCAGTGTTAGCTGGACAAGTGAGTTCTTGTCCAATTCTGTCAGTTTAGTCTTATCTCAGACAGGTGCTATCACTCTACAGCTTGTTGCAGCTGAAAACTTGTGAGGCTCTTTGCTAGGTGGGTTTGAACCAGGCTCGCTTGTGACAGAAGCAGTAGGACTCCTGGGTGCAGGAGTAGGAAGCCTTGGTGATATGGACTGGGCTTAGGATAGCAATGATAAAAGTAGTGTAAGGATATGGTTCTACAGCAGCTTAAGTAAATTTAACAGCCTGACTTAGCGCAATTAAAGCATTTGTGCTAGCGGTTAACTCCTTGTCCCCATCTGCAGCATTGTGATGATTTGTGAGTACTAGTTCAACTTGTGCCTTTTCATGCTGAGCTGTGCTTAGAGTTCTGTGATATGAAGACACTTaaattttcctcaggaaaaagaggaaaggtaGATTTGCAGAAATTATTGCATAACTACCTCTGTATGGTATCCTAACTATTTTTTTAGGTTCTTAGTGATCTCTTGCTACTTAAATTCCCTTGAAATAGCAGTCCCCAAGTCAGTGCTATGAGCATACAAGTTGAAAGTATGAAAACAAAACTGCTAACAGCTACTTTTGCCACCAGCTAGCTCAATGCTCTTGTTCCATCTGTTCTCTTGagaaacaaactggaaaaaaagcacttgGTGCAGGTACCTCTACTCCTACAGTACCACTCATGATCTATCAGTAAGTTCCTGTTGATAAAAATCTTGTGGCTGAcctaaagaaataaatgcacaggGCCAGCGTGGTGAACTTGTTCTTTGGAGTGGAGCTAACAATGAGTTTGAGTTAATTTGGAATAACTGTTTTATGTCACTTGCTGCTAATTTCAACTGCAAGCTAAAACCTGCTGAATGCTGGAACTAGAGGTGGGCATAGCTATCTAAAGAATATTTGGTAAATCTGTGTTACTCTAAACACATTTCAGTTCACGAAGAAAATAGGTCTGTTCTGCAGTGCCTAAATCAGTAATGTATGAAGTTGAAACTTACCTCTGTTCTCTATGTAGGTAAAAAACTGGGTAAAGGAATTAAGAAAAATGTTGGGAAACGAAATCTGTTTATGTATAGTAGGTGAGTCCTTTTTATTACATGATTCTAGTTGATTGAGTTAAGGCTTCTTTTGATTATTAATGACATCTTCAGAATACTGCTTTGACACCTTGCGCATGTGAAGCGGTAAAATTTCTGTGAATTTAATGTTTAAAACTTATTTGGAGCTAGAAGTTTTGGTAAATCACAACTGAGAAAAAGCAAGagctttaattaaagaaaactgTTTCCTAGTATACCATGGCAGAGGCACTGTTACAGACAGCTGCAGGTTGCAGAGCTTAACAAAGAGAAGCCTAAACCTCCATTATATATTACAGCCTTATTGCAAATAGTCAGACTCCGTGTGGGTGCTTACATGTCTTCAGAATcaaatgctggggagtgggcaGAATGACTCTTAAAAATCATAGAAAATTGTTTTGGAGGTTTTggtgtttgtgtggttttttgttttttttaagagtttaacAAATAGTGATAGGATTTAGTGATTAAAACACTCAATTTTCAGGAGGATGGCTATACAGATACTCTGTAAAAACTATGCTGTTCTGCAGTGCAGATAAATTGCCAACTAAATTGTAGAAAAAAGCATAAGGCTGAATGAGTGTCTCATACTGAGGCATTGAGCTATCCCTGGTCTCCTTAACAGAAGTAGAACTTCATTTATAGACACCAGTGAAGATGTCTAAGTGAAAGGGGGACTCTTAAATCATCTTGGAATGCTCTAAATAGAGACTCATGTAAAATTTGGTCCTTTTTGGGACAACTTGTAAGAAAATGATAAGGTATTATTGCAAGACCACTTTAGGGTAATTTTAGAGTACAAAGACTTGAAAGATTAACTTGTCTCCAACAGGTAACAAAATAGACTTGGAAAAAGAAAGGCATGTTTCGGTGCAAGAAGCAGAAACGTAAGTCAGCAATTACTAATAGAAACAGTTGTTGCAGAATTATGCTGGACTAATAAACTTGTGATGGTGTTAACAACTGGCAGGCATAAACCAGCAGTGCCTGGCTTCTGTTCATTGTTTTTCATATCTGAGTCCCAGAATGCCCTTAATGACTGAAATGTATATTAAGAGTTGTATTTTATTAAAGTTGGTActgtagtttaaatgcatttctggtactgtagtttaaatgcatttctggtactgtagtttaaatgcatttctggtactgtagtttaaatgcatttctggtactgtagtttaaatgcatttctggtactgtagtttaaatgcatttctggtactgtagtttaaatgcatttctggtactgtagtttaaatgcatttctggtactgtagtttaaatgcatttctggtactgtagtttaaatgcatttctggtactgtagtttaaatgcatttctggtactgtagtttaaatgcatttctggtactgtagtttaaatgcatttctggtactgtagtttaaatgcatttctggtactgtagtttaaatgcatttctggtactgtagtttaaatgcatttctggtactgtagtttaaatgcatttctggtactgtagtttaaatgcatttctggtactgtagtttaaatgcatttttggtactgtagtttaaatgcatttttggtactgtagtttaaatgcatttttggtactgtagtttaaatgcatttctggtactgtagtttaaatgcatttctggtactgtagtttaaatgcatttctggtactgtagtttaaatgcatttctggtactgtagtttaaatgcatttctggatGTGAAGTCATCTTTATTTTGCCTATTGTGTTTTTCTGAATCATGGCTATTTTTATTAGATAAATTCCATTGAATGCTAAATTTGCATGTGTAGATTAACTTTCAGCTAAGGAGAAAACATCTTCTAATCATCTCTTTGCTTCACTTATAGTGGCTTAGAAAGATTAATGAGTCCTTCAGTGCAATGAAGCTCTTCTGTATTTGCATTCCAACAGGTATGCTGAATCAGTTGGAGCAAAACATTATCATACTTCAGCCAAACAGAATAAAGGAATTGAAGAACTGTTTCTTGACCTTTGTAAAAGTAAGTATTATCTAGTTTGTTCATAAAGCACTGTCACAGGCAGCTCAAGGCTTGAGGCATGCTTCAAATTTATATAAAAGTCTTAATTTAAACCATTAATAGAAACTTACTTCAGTTCTCAATGTACTTCAGGCCGCTTGTGTACCCTAACAGCTATGGAAGCTTGATGTATGAATGTTTACAATAGTGTATATTCATGGtgtacttgaaaaatatttttttcttttacctattGGAGCACtgacttatttttcagttcaacCTGTGTAAATAATAACTTCAGATTAAGCTTGTTGTGACTGGTCTCACTGACTACTTCAAACCcttcatttcaaaatcaaaactctTTTGAAACTGCCAATTACAGTTTGTAAATTTGAAGGTATAACAATGCAAATTTTATACGTAATAAGTCTAAACGGTAAAGAACGTGGAATGCAGGACATGTCTGTTTCAGGTAGTACACTGAGGGAAGTTTTATTCATGGAATTTTTATGATATAGAAAATTATTAAGCAAAATTTTGCCTGCATATTCAGAAAGTGTGTCTggttctgtgtttgtgtttttgtttttttacaaagtGTTCTTAATATGGGTAGGTATAGTTTTCCAAATATAGTTTTCCAAACCTAGTTTGCCAGGTCACTAACTCAGTACACTTGCACATACAAGATCCTCCTTAAGCAAACTGGAGCTGTTGGCTCTTTGGCACATTAGGAATAGGATTTCACTATTTTCTTAAACCATGTCATATGATACCTAAATGCTAACTATTGGACTACAAATAGAGAACCAGTCTTGTTAAACTTTATATCTGTGCATGTAACTTAAATGGATTAAGAtcttagtcttaaaaaaaaaaaaaattgcagtggaATGTCATCTAATAAATGCCTTCATTTACAGGAATGATAGAAACTGCTCAAGTGGATGAAAGAGCAAGAGGGAACGGATCCAGTCAGTCAGGAACAGCAAGGCGAGGTGTACAGATTATTGATGATGAGCCACAAGTACAGAGCAGTGGAGGATGCTGTTCTTCTGGATAACTATAAAACTGTGCATCATTGCGCTCTCAGTATGAAGACTGCCATATTCCAAGTCACGCATTCTTTACCAATGGAGTAATAGAattaacagtatttaaaaataatcacttaTAACACTGCAGAGACCTTAAGTGCTAAACTAGTGGCGTCTGTGACCAGAGAATTGGCATTTTCTACAGTGGTTAACAAGCAATTACCAATGgcctttttacatattttttctttaatgaggaaTAATATGCATGTAGAAAAGATCTACTTAAAGGCttcatttatattcttttaaatcaGATCATTATTTAATAACTTATATACATTGTTGTTGGAATGGTATACGTTTTTGCAGCTCTTTGTATTTTGTGGTAGATTGAATTGTATCACTTCTAAAatgcaaattgatttttttttaattagcagatATCTGAAGTAATATTTTTGCAGGGCCTCCACAAGCCTATAACTGTCAACTACTTTGATATACTCTGTTCATCCTGTATGCCAAGCTGGTAAATACATTGTAAAttacatattaaatattttatctgcttttacAAGTGCAGGTGCAGAAATATGTACATCAGTCTTGTCAGTGATTGTGAAGTGAATAAGTCAGTGAAAAGATGCAAGCTTTTCATGTGTACTGTTGAATTGCTCACTCTATTCCTCCTCCttgaaaacagctttttcagTATAGTCATAGCTACAGcaatttttaaagcctttttttcctggcaaGCAGCAGTATTTAGAGTACCTCCTTAGTGGGGAGGGAATGCTTCCTTAGACTGCTGTTTAAGATGGAGGTGTTTGACTCCCAACTAAAACAGCTGGAGCATGCTCGTGTCTTGCCTCTGCAGTTACTTCATCCTCTCAGAATATCTCCAAAAGTCAAAGCAAATTTAGCCCTTGTCTATCTGGTAGCCAGTAAACCAGTGACATGGGAAACTTATCTGTATTAGTACGTTTGTGTCCCAAGACAGCATTATAAACTATTAATGAGCATAAGGGTTGTCTGTATTGCAGGGCTTAAGTGACTGAACAAGTGAATTTGCATTAACTAGAACCACTTCTGATTTTGAGTGATTATGTGGGAGATGTAAAACTTGCCAGATGCAATTGTAACTTTGGGGATACTCAACAGAGCTAAACTTATTCTTGACTTGCCCTTTCTCTTGTAAAGCTTTTTGAAGTCCAGTTAAGATTTGGGAGGAGGGTTCTCAAACACTGTGTAAATTACTATCACAAAAGGAACACAAATGGTGGCAGTtgaaacttcaaaatgttttgtgCTCTGACTTTTTTTACTTAAGTTGTCATGCTTGGAAAAACAGTAAAGGTGATGTCTATGACAAAATAGAATATTCTTTGGCCTTCCTTTTTCTGAAGGGCAGAATTAGTATTGCATATGAATGCACTGaatggtgtgggaatgttttgatGCACAACAGTAGTAGTAACTAATCAGTTTGGCATGTAAGAAGTGTTCTGTCTTCAAtctgatttttctctgaaataatagATGGCTTTGCTATAAACTGTTCCtgatgcattttttcctttctgcctgaaCTGTGACATGGATACTTTCCATAAAGCTAATATGGTACTCTTCTGACATGGTTGCATGTATGATAGACAAAGGTGATCTCTTCTTGCTAGTGAAGATGAAACTTGTTTCTTCACTGCACAGAGCTTTGTGAGTCTAAAATTCATGATCTATAAATTATGGGCACATTACTTCAATACATACAGCAACACTATCTTTAACGTAGTGTTAACATCTTGATATAATAGCTAATTTACAATGACCGTGCCAAAGTTAAGCAAGGCAGTGGCTCTTTCAAATCTGTATGTTATGCAGAAATCAGTCTTGTAAGTGATACTGTATTGATGTAAAGAGTGAAATTAGTGAGACTGTGTTCAGGGTCGGAGTGTCTTCATGAGAAGAGTTCCAGATTCCAGACTCTCTTTTTGCAAAGATGCAAAAACCCTCAACTACACTTCATAAGCTGTCATGTCTAATCTGCTTCTTTATCTGCCTTAGAGCATGTATGTGCTGTGCTCAACAACGTAGAGAAAGCCTTACACTGAAGTGGACAGCTGTGATTTTGATCTGGAAATCGGTGCTAGCTTTTTACCCAAGAGCATTATGTCTGACCACTCTGAAGCAAAAGCACAGCATGCTTGTGTGTGTCTGCAGCTATATAGCTTCTCTGGTGTGTTCTGTGCTAGGGGCTTTGTGTGACTCCTATCAACTAGCCAGAACTAACAAAGCCATGCTGATGCGAACTCTTAAGTCTCCTGCAAAACAGACTATTCCTGCTGACAACTTGGGGTGAGGGGAGGAAGCTGGCATTTTGTATCATTAAAATATTGTGATagttggaggggggggaaaaaataaacaacgaTGCTGGTTAAGAGTGAGTTCTGAGAATACTAATTTCAGTGAACCTGCAGCATGACAAATCCTGAATGGGGACTTCTGTTTAAGCTTTAGTTTGGCTGGGCTCTGTTACTCATGAAATTAAAACCTATGCTCAGCAGAACATCAACATCTTACAAAGCTGTCTGAATGTAGTTCTTACAAATGAAAATCCTGCTTTTCTGAGGAATAGGTATTTGAATACAAGTCACAACCCAATGTCTTGGACAGCTGTCATAAAATGATTTCAGTAAGGATTCATATGACAGTTATTCATAAACACTTGTGGAACAGGATTGATCCTTgtgtaaaaggaagaaaacaaaccagTGAATTTTTCTTAGCTAGGGGGTTATTTGAATTCCTAGGTAACAATTGTACTTAACTGCATGAGCCAAAAATTAACCAGGAGTCTGTTTCCTTAATGCTGCCTACTGATCTGAGGCATTGTCTAGAACACCTGCAGTCTCTGAAAGCTGCAGAAGACTGAATTGGCCACTTGGAATGGAAGgctttgaaaaagaaagtgtATCAAGGTGAACAGGAAGTCAGTGAAGCTGGTTTCTAAGACACAAGTGACAACACTATAGATACTTTAGACTGATTAActtcagctttctctttcttaGCAGACAAAGTAGAAGGATTCTTTTTCTAAGACAGTTGTATTAAAGACATCTGGATTATTTGGATTAAATTTGTAGGAAAGTACAGGAAGGTTTGATTTCTGTTTGAGTGGGATCTGACTTAAGTAACCAGGTAATACTGTTGTGTTGGTGTGGTTGCTGGCTTGGTTTTCAAGGGTCTTGCCTTTGCTAGAATCTGTCATGGTTGCCTGGTTTGCAtgtcttaaaatacttttctgaaacAACTACTCATTGTTCCTAACTTCTGttactgaaaacaagaaaactaTTTCCCCCTCTACTCAACATGTGTCTCAAAGCAGTTTTAAGCTTATTAAAAAGCTTTAAGCGGGAGGGGGGAATCAACCTAAGATCCGAGAGTAActttctgccttttaaaacatTAACTTTGAAGTGATTAGTATATTTTGTTCACATGAAGGCATACAGAAGAACAAGGACTTGAGAAAGGTATGGAAGGAGGATGTTTTTAAGGAAGGGGATGAGATATCATGTGCCCTGCTGAGAGAGCATAGCCTTACTAGTTGCCTGCAAATCTAGACAAAGTGACATGGTAAGTGCTGCACCTTTGAgtagttgttattattttttaatactctAAGCAGGGGTAAAGGTGTAAGGATGTTAGGTTATCAGGAGTGCAAGAGGGCAACTTTGTCCATCTTGAGAAAGCACCTCTGAGGGACAGGTAATACCAGCCAAACACCCACTATAGCACATAAGTCAACTTTAAAAGGGCTTGCAACATTGAGCACACTTCTTCAGGGTAAATCTTGACAAAGTTATTTTAGAAGAGTATATGTGACAATAAAAAGGTCTAACTTATTAATCTTTAAGTCATTTTGTTAGTCTTGATGGTGCTGCTGTGGAGACCGAGTTACCTGTAAAGTCTTTATCACTTGCTGAAATAGTCTAACAAACCTAAGTCCAAAAAACTTCAATACACACAATGTATGTTCATTGTGTTACTTATGGACACTATCTTATTGCACTTAGGCTACAGTTCAGGAGTTACAAAGGATTAGACAGATTCAGGCAAGGAATCTTTAAAGCTGTTTTAGACATGTAGTACTTGGGGATGAGTGTAACTAGCTCTAAAGACTGGGAGTGATGATTTGAAATCTGTTTTGCAATGGACTCAAATACTGGTTCTAACATTGGGACACTTCAGGTCCAGATAGGACTTAAATGAACTGCATTGTATTATGATTAATTTTTGAAGGTGTATTGAACTGGAGTAGTGCATTCAAATCTCTTAAGATAGTTAAGTAATTGAATGTCATTGAGTGCAAGTTTTCTCAGTGTGGACACATTGTGGACAGGTATTCCTGCATATTAAAAAGCATCCTTTAGTCCTTTTATCCTGCCACTTTCATTGTTCTAGCTGTTTAAATTGTAGTCAATCTCTGCCTACAACTCTTGAACAAATCTAGTAATTCTATTTCTGTTCTAGATTCCAAGCCAGGTgaaaaaagctttgcaaaaagTTGAGGTTGTAGAAGGTAGTCAGATGGAGTTCTCAGAAAACATTGGATGCTGTCACAGGAAGCGGTCTAAAAAAGTGGGGGGAACAGGAGGCCTGCTTGAGGTCAGAAATTCCCATGAGCTGGAAGTGGGATAGCATAGGGGAATGAGAATTTGAGTTAActcagttcctctttttttttcttccctttgtcaaaggaaagggagaaatagaaaagaacaaGTGGTAAAAACTGAAGGTGCTGATAACGGGCTGCTGGAGTGGAGCTGATGTGTTCTTGGTGGAGTTGCTGGTGTATCTTTTCAGCAATGGTAATTGGCca from Struthio camelus isolate bStrCam1 chromosome 1, bStrCam1.hap1, whole genome shotgun sequence carries:
- the RAB21 gene encoding ras-related protein Rab-21; translation: MAAGAGAAAGGRSFSFKVVLLGEGCVGKTSLVLRYCENKFNDKHITTLQASFLTKKLNIGGKRVNLAIWDTAGQERFHALGPIYYRDSNGAILVYDITDEDSFQKVKNWVKELRKMLGNEICLCIVGNKIDLEKERHVSVQEAETYAESVGAKHYHTSAKQNKGIEELFLDLCKRMIETAQVDERARGNGSSQSGTARRGVQIIDDEPQVQSSGGCCSSG